Proteins encoded by one window of Halorussus salinus:
- a CDS encoding DUF4398 domain-containing protein, whose amino-acid sequence MNSNHCSKLLALLLATTLVVSAVGPAAAMSASASGAPDEKEVGTDVNSTFTITKPFSEYDTWTLNGTTELQDVTWTVQLFDQGGSKIDQKSYDGQSFDHALEKSDAYEVKVVVKGTVPEVSNFTYDPAQQLTLADLNQVREGGSSDPIDSWSFRPYTADSQEARDAIDSARDAIDTAESSGAGVSGAEDTLDNAVSAFDAENFGNAVDLADEAQSKAESSQQSSQQTQMLLYGGAGLLALVVIVGGALWYRSNQQDDYDKLR is encoded by the coding sequence ATGAACTCGAACCACTGTTCTAAACTACTGGCGCTGTTGCTCGCCACCACGCTGGTCGTCTCGGCGGTCGGACCCGCCGCGGCGATGTCGGCGTCGGCCAGCGGCGCGCCCGACGAGAAGGAAGTCGGCACGGACGTGAACTCGACGTTCACCATCACCAAGCCGTTCAGCGAGTACGACACGTGGACGCTCAACGGCACGACCGAGCTACAGGACGTGACGTGGACCGTCCAACTGTTCGACCAAGGCGGGTCGAAGATAGACCAGAAGTCCTACGACGGCCAGTCGTTCGACCACGCCTTAGAGAAGAGCGACGCGTACGAGGTCAAGGTCGTCGTCAAGGGGACCGTGCCCGAAGTGTCGAACTTCACCTACGACCCCGCCCAGCAACTGACGCTGGCCGACCTGAACCAAGTCCGCGAGGGCGGCAGTAGCGACCCCATCGACTCGTGGAGCTTCCGGCCGTACACCGCGGATAGCCAAGAGGCCCGCGACGCCATCGACTCGGCTCGGGACGCCATCGACACCGCGGAGAGTTCCGGCGCGGGCGTCTCGGGCGCAGAGGACACGCTCGACAACGCCGTCTCGGCGTTCGACGCCGAGAACTTCGGCAACGCGGTGGACCTCGCCGACGAGGCCCAGTCGAAGGCCGAGAGTTCCCAGCAGTCGAGCCAACAGACCCAGATGCTACTGTACGGCGGCGCGGGACTCCTCGCGCTGGTCGTCATCGTGGGCGGTGCGCTCTGGTATCGCTC